The DNA sequence TTGAGGGCTTCTGCTTCTAAAATTTTCGCTTCTGCCCTACCTTGGGCGGAGTTGATGGCCGAATCCCTTTCCCCTTCAGAGGTAAGAATGGCTGCTCTTTTTTTCCTTTCAGCGGCCATTTGTTGTTCCATGGATTGTTGTACCGCCATGGAGGGGGTAATATCTTTTAATTCTACCCTTAATACTTTAACACCCCAAGGGTCGGTGGCGATGTCTAATTCTCGCAACAGAATATTATTGATTTCTGTACGGGCGACGAAGGTTTCGTCTAATTCTAGTTTACCTATTTCCGCCCTAATCTGGGTTAAAACAAGGTTTTGCATCCCTGCTTGTAAGTCTTCTATTTTGTAATAGGCTTTTTCCATGTCAACGATGCGCCAATAGACAACCGCATCAACGCTAATGGCAACGTTATCTTTAGTAATACAGGATTGGGGTGGTACATCAAGGATTTTATCTCGGATGGTGTCTTTATAAACCACTTTATCAAGGAAGGGGACAACGAAATTTAGCCCGGGGGAAAGTTTTTTGTTATAGCTTCCTAAACGTTCGACTAAATATTCGTTTTTTTCGTTAACAATTTTAACACTACCGAAAATTGCTGAACCTGCTAAAGCTACGATAAAAAATAGTTGTTCCATGATTGTTTATTTTTGATATTTATTGTTATGTAAAATTTCTTTTCTCTATGTTTAAATGATATTATTAATCAAGGGTTTTATTTATTAAAATAAGTTAAAATTTTGCTCTTTGTTAAGTTTTTATGAAATTTAAAACTGTCGAGGAAGTACCGATAAGGTATTACCATGGCGACTAACAATATATACTTTTTGGTCGGGATTTAGTTCGATGGTTTCGTCGGCACATACCGCTTGCCATGAATTTCCTTCATACATAACTCTACCTACTTCCCCTGGGGCGATCGCCGTTATGGTAACCGCTTCATCTTCTTCTAATAACAAAGGGTCATTTTTTTTCGGGGAAAAATATTTTTTAGCCAGAAGTATTAAACCAAATGAAAGCAACATCCAAATAACAATTAGAGCATTATTGTAAGGAAAAAAAAGAGAAATACCCGCAACAATAAAAGCACTTAAACCCATCATAAATTCCACAAATGCAGTGGGAAATATCAGCTCCATTAAACAAAATAATGAGCCTATAATTAGCCATGTTAATACAGGAGAAGACATAAAAGACTATTGATAATTATTTGATTAAATTAACCTAATATTACTTCTATTTTATGATAATTTTTAGGATCTTGTTTTTGATGGTAAGGGATAAAAAAAGGTGAGCATTGCCCACCCTATCATCCATAAATTCTAAGCTAATTCGAGATTTTCATCGGCATCCCCTTCGTGGACTGTTTTAACCCATTTGAGGCGTTTTTGACGCACAGACATTCTCGCCGTTGTCAGGGGCATGACGATAAACCAATGCACCATATAAATCATACCCAAAAAACTTTGGGCAATCATGGTTAAATGTTCACCAAGGGTGAATGATGGTTTACTCTGGTTACGTTTTAAACCCGTGTACATTCCCCAGAAGGCAAGAAAGAGGGTAAGACTACTAAGGGGGGCAACCAAGGGTAAACGATGGCGTGTCAATACCATGACTAAATCGGGAATGGCGGCAGTAGGGAAGATATATTGCACCACAAAAAAGAAAATGAGGTCAAATTTTTTGCGCCACCCCAAGCGGTTAGTGAGGATAAAACGCCAATAGTCGAAATAACGTTGATAACCACCTTCTGCCCAGCGACTTCTTTGGTGCCAAAGGGCGATCGCACTTTTTACCCCTTCTTCGCCCACGGGGGGATATTCTAAAATATCAATATCCCAATTATCAAGGTGTAAACGAATGGTAAGATCAAGGTCATCGGTGATGGTTTCTTCATTCCAACCACCACAACGATTAAGGGCATCACGACGCACAAACTGCCCATTACCCCTTAATTCCCCAATGCCACCACAATTAATTCTTTGCTTTTGAAAATAACTATCCAGAGACATTTCCACCCATTGCCCCCTAGTCCAAAAATTTTCCTGAGCATTGGAAATGGCTTTTCTCACCTGCACAGCACCTATGTTTTCCCTGACAAATAAAGGAACAACTTTTTGTAATAAATTCTCAGGAATTACCGCATCGGCATCAAACACACCGATAATATCCCCCTTACATTGAGAAAAAGCAAGATTCAACGCCCCCGATTTTCCTCCCTTCGCTAATCCGTCTCTGTGGATAACGTTTAATTGGTCATATTCTTGGGCTAACCCGTCTAATATTTTACCAGTGCGATCGCCACTATTATCATCCACAATCCATAATTCATATAAATGACGGGGATAATCAACATTAAGTAACATCGTCACCAACTTTTTAATTACTGCTTCCTCATTTTTGGCAGAAACCAATAAAGAAACAGAAGGTAAAGTCTCCATATCACAAAAAGCAGGAAGATGATTATCTGTAGGATTATTAAAAACTAATCTAACGGTTTGAAAAACAATCAATAATCCTAACAATGTAATGATGACAATATTCCAAGGAATAAGATGTAAACCGATAGTTACACCCCAAATCAGAGTCAAAGCAAAAGCAGCCTTTTTCCTTCTACCCGACAACCCCTGAAAGAAATCATTTCTAAACTCTTCTTCTTCCACTTCAGGATCACTAAATTCCGCTAACAATGAGGGAATAGGGTCAATTTCTGGGTTTTTCTTGTCTGGCATAGTTAAATATCAGCTCCTTTTCTTCTATTTAGCTAAAATCTTCTATATTCTAACGTGAGTAATGCACTAAATTTTTTACGTTGTTGAATTTAGATGGATGGGGGATGAAGGGATGAGGGGATGAGGGGATGAGGAGATGAGGTGTTGTTTAATCAAAATTGTATGAAATATAATTAAATGACACTAGAAATCTATCAAAATATTAGACTTGTTGTGAATTAAATATCTGCGTATCTGAAACCCTTATCAAATAAGGACGAAATTTGGCAAAAAAACTATTTCGCAACAACTCTATTATCGCTGTTGCCTGTTCCCCGTTCCCCGTTCCCTTAAATAACAAATCACCAACGCTACAATACTTAATCTCGTATTTTTAAGCATAATTACAAAAATTAAGACAAAATAAAGAAAAGAACTGTTTATCTGAGATAGTAAAGTCAGATAGAAAAAAATAGGGGAATAAAAATATAATGCACATAAGCGAACTTACTCACCCAAATCAACTACATGGCTTATCCATACGCCAATTAGAAGACATTGCCCAACAAATACGAGAGAAACACCTAGAAACCATTGCCGCCACAGGAGGACATTTAGGGCCTGGACTCGGAGTCGTAGAATTAACCATCGCCCTCTACAATACCCTTGATTTAGAACAGGATAAAGTAATTTGGGATGTAGGACACCAAGCCTATCCCCATAAAATGTTAACAGGACGTTACCATGATTTCCATACCCTCCGACAAAAAGATGGCATTGCGGGGTATCTAAAACGTTCGGAGAACAAATTTGACCATTTTGGAGCAGGACACGCCTCCACGAGCATCTCAGCAGGGTTAGGGATGGCTTTGGCAAGGGATGCCAAGGGCGAAAATTTTAAAGTTGTGTCGGTAATTGGCGATGGTGCTTTAACTGGAGGCATGGCATTAGAAGCTATTAACCACGCCGGACATTTACCCAATACTAATTTAATGGTGGTATTGAATGATAATGAAATGTCTATTTCTCCCAATGTAGGCGCCATTTCCCGTTATTTAAATAAAGTACGTTTATCAGATCCGATTCAATTTTTAACAGGTAATATTGAGGAACAGTTTAAGCATTTCCCATTCTTTGGCGATGGTGAAAATCTTTCTCCTGAAATGAAAAACCTCAAAGAAGCCATGAAACGCCTTGCCATGCCCAAGGTAGGGGCGGTAATTGAGGAGTTAGGATTTACTTATTTTGGTCCGGTGGATGGTCATAATATTGGGGAGTTAATTAATACTTTCCAAAAAGCTCACAAGGTGAAAGGCCCTGTATTTGTCCATGTGGTAACGGTGAAAGGTAAGGGTTATTCCATGGCAGAAAAGGATCAAGTGGGTTATCATGCCCAAAGTCCTTTTAATTTGACCACTGGTAAGCCTATTCCTTCTAATAAACCTAAGCCTCCTAGTTATTCTAAGGTATTTGCCCATACCCTAACTACTTTGGCAGAAAATGACCCCAAAATCATCGGGATTACGGCAGCTATGGCGACGGGTACAGGATTGGATAAGTTACAGCAAAAGTTACCTAAACAATATATTGATGTGGGTATTGCTGAACAACACGCTGTCACTTTGGCGGCTGGTTTAGCCTGTGAGGGCATGACTCCCGTGGCGGCGATTTATTCTACTTTCTTACAAAGGGCTTATGATCAGATTATCCATGATGTCTGTATTCAAAAAATTCCTGTGTTTTTCTGTTTAGACAGGGCAGGAATTGTGGGCGCTGATGGCCCTACCCACCAAGGGATGTATGATATTGCTTATCTTCGTTGTATTCCTAATTTGGTGATTATGGCGCCCAAGGATGAGGCGGAGTTGCAACGGATGACGGTAACTGGTATTAAGTACAAGGAAAGTGCGATCGCCATGCGTTACCCCCGTGGCAATGGTTTAGGAGTACCTTTAGCCGAAGAAGGTTGGGAGGAAATTCCCATCGGTAAGGGGGAAATTTTACGCAATGGGGATGATGTTTTATTAGTCGGTTATGGTTCAATGGTTAATAATGCCATGCAAACTGCCGAGATTTTGAGTGAGCATGGGGTGGAAGCCACGGTAATTAATGCTCGTTTCGTGAAACCCCTTGACACTGATTTAATCGTACCTTTGGCGGAGAAAATCGGTAAG is a window from the Cyanobacterium stanieri LEGE 03274 genome containing:
- a CDS encoding SPFH domain-containing protein — encoded protein: MEQLFFIVALAGSAIFGSVKIVNEKNEYLVERLGSYNKKLSPGLNFVVPFLDKVVYKDTIRDKILDVPPQSCITKDNVAISVDAVVYWRIVDMEKAYYKIEDLQAGMQNLVLTQIRAEIGKLELDETFVARTEINNILLRELDIATDPWGVKVLRVELKDITPSMAVQQSMEQQMAAERKKRAAILTSEGERDSAINSAQGRAEAKILEAEALKTAAILEAEAEKQQQILQAQATAEALQIVVNQLRGDTLAQKALQFLLTQQYLETGKIIGSSQSSKVMFMDPSSIISTLEGMGSLMDKNAQLGGK
- a CDS encoding NfeD family protein codes for the protein MSSPVLTWLIIGSLFCLMELIFPTAFVEFMMGLSAFIVAGISLFFPYNNALIVIWMLLSFGLILLAKKYFSPKKNDPLLLEEDEAVTITAIAPGEVGRVMYEGNSWQAVCADETIELNPDQKVYIVSRHGNTLSVLPRQF
- a CDS encoding glycosyltransferase, with translation MPDKKNPEIDPIPSLLAEFSDPEVEEEEFRNDFFQGLSGRRKKAAFALTLIWGVTIGLHLIPWNIVIITLLGLLIVFQTVRLVFNNPTDNHLPAFCDMETLPSVSLLVSAKNEEAVIKKLVTMLLNVDYPRHLYELWIVDDNSGDRTGKILDGLAQEYDQLNVIHRDGLAKGGKSGALNLAFSQCKGDIIGVFDADAVIPENLLQKVVPLFVRENIGAVQVRKAISNAQENFWTRGQWVEMSLDSYFQKQRINCGGIGELRGNGQFVRRDALNRCGGWNEETITDDLDLTIRLHLDNWDIDILEYPPVGEEGVKSAIALWHQRSRWAEGGYQRYFDYWRFILTNRLGWRKKFDLIFFFVVQYIFPTAAIPDLVMVLTRHRLPLVAPLSSLTLFLAFWGMYTGLKRNQSKPSFTLGEHLTMIAQSFLGMIYMVHWFIVMPLTTARMSVRQKRLKWVKTVHEGDADENLELA
- the dxs gene encoding 1-deoxy-D-xylulose-5-phosphate synthase, translated to MHISELTHPNQLHGLSIRQLEDIAQQIREKHLETIAATGGHLGPGLGVVELTIALYNTLDLEQDKVIWDVGHQAYPHKMLTGRYHDFHTLRQKDGIAGYLKRSENKFDHFGAGHASTSISAGLGMALARDAKGENFKVVSVIGDGALTGGMALEAINHAGHLPNTNLMVVLNDNEMSISPNVGAISRYLNKVRLSDPIQFLTGNIEEQFKHFPFFGDGENLSPEMKNLKEAMKRLAMPKVGAVIEELGFTYFGPVDGHNIGELINTFQKAHKVKGPVFVHVVTVKGKGYSMAEKDQVGYHAQSPFNLTTGKPIPSNKPKPPSYSKVFAHTLTTLAENDPKIIGITAAMATGTGLDKLQQKLPKQYIDVGIAEQHAVTLAAGLACEGMTPVAAIYSTFLQRAYDQIIHDVCIQKIPVFFCLDRAGIVGADGPTHQGMYDIAYLRCIPNLVIMAPKDEAELQRMTVTGIKYKESAIAMRYPRGNGLGVPLAEEGWEEIPIGKGEILRNGDDVLLVGYGSMVNNAMQTAEILSEHGVEATVINARFVKPLDTDLIVPLAEKIGKVVTLEEGCIMGGFGSAVAEALIDHNVNVPVKRIGVPDILVDHATPAQSFADLGLTSPQIAERVLNTFFSDKPEMAINK